DNA from Eucalyptus grandis isolate ANBG69807.140 chromosome 5, ASM1654582v1, whole genome shotgun sequence:
CAGCAAATCCACAGCCCAAAAGCAGATGAAGAAGAGACTTTTAATGCCAAAAAGGTTGAAGCATTCGGTTCAAGAGCACGGATCTATAATTCTTCCTCCGAACACCCCAAGAGAATAACAAATCAGAGAGagcgaggaagagagagagaggaggaaggtTGAATGCAGGAATTCATCAGAGAAAGCTTTTCTCTGGATATATAGAGATGAATATAAAAGTCACGAAATTTAATGCGAAAGCAATGCCCATTCAGAACTGAAATGAAACGCCAAAGAACACATGCGCTGAATGAAGTGGccttttggcttaaagaatTTAATATGCCCAAGAGCTCCTCCTAAATACTGAAACCAAAATCTGAAGCAacgaaaggaggaggaaaggaaaggaaagggcCGCAGCGGATCGCTGGGAGGGAAGGACTTGGGCGTGTTTGTGGAAGTAAGGGAAGTAAGGGAAGAAACGTGAAGATACGAGGTACAGGTACGTTGCACGAGCAGCCAAATTTTTTGAAACGAAGGGATTTTTGAGATGGGACAAGTTGGACGTTTTATATTGCGTTGTGAtcagtagattttttttttggtttttgggtaATTTCCCTCCTCCCTTACGTTAGCAAATTTTCCAGATACATTCCAAGGAAATAAACCCCAAATTCGACGTGGAGTGCCATTGCAacgagggaaaagaaaaagggtaaaaATTCAAACGGATGGTTATGGTTGAATTGGGCATGAAACAGACTCTACATTATATGACCAAATAGGAAATGGAGCTGGATTTACCCAGAAACTAAGTTGGCCACGGTACTATGCTTAGTATATCACTCTTTTAAGCATTTAAGAGTTGTTGAACCAGAGCCTATCGCTAGGCATAACATCTAGCTAGACCCAATTTCATAAGCTGTAGTCttatttttctgtatttttggTGGTGGCCGCATCGTGGGTCGTCCATAATCTTGTCTAATACTTAAGAAACCAACGAGTTTCGGCTTGCTAATACAGCTTCTCGACCCCCTCCCAGTTTTGTTCTCccataacaaattcaaaattgaggACGAGTTCTCTTCCAAAGCTCGAATTACAAGTCACGAGACATGGGGACTAGTGTAAGTCGATCCCAATTTCCAGCTTTCGGGTTTAATGTTTTGGCCGCATCTGAACTGAAGACCGCCATGTCCTGGGACGTCAAATGACTTTTATCCAGATAGGGGTATCCTAATGTGTAGGAGAAGCTGACATGTGAAGCAGAGCAAGTGGGTGGGAGGAGACAAAGGTGGAACACTTTAATGGAGCACGAACCAAGAAACCTAAAGCTATAGCCTGTAGGAGGAAAGCTGGAGCAGCCCCCCCACAAGTCGTGGTGGACGCACGTGAGGCTTGGTTGGTTTCTCCAACTGGAATTTGGTTGAATGCATCATGAAAATAAAGCGGGGAGTCAAAGATGACTTGCTTTTCTCGGGAGTGGAGTGTTAGGAAGGATCACGTGCGGCGGAGGGGGCGATGAAACCCCGCGGTGATTAAATTAATGgggaaatggagagaaattcAATTCAGAGGAAAGATCGAGGAAACTGAGGATTTTTCAAAGTGGGTCATGAGTGAAAATCCGCATCATGTGGCTGGGACGAAACTTTAAACCCCTTTTTAAGTGTTTCAAAGTTGCAAAATCATTTTGTAATTGATAAGCATTTCTTACTGCTGCTCCAAGACATGGGGCAAATCCCACCACAAGCCAAGCAAATCTTCTCGCACAACTCCATGGAGCAAACTGTTAAACGACATAATTATCATCCTGAGGACAATTGAAAACCACAGCAATCAAAGATGGACTAACTAACATCTCCAAAAATTTCCACCCCAGGGAAACAACCACGGCGCGCCCCAGACTACATTGAGCTAGAAACTGCTCAACTAAAAGCTTATATTCCGATTCAAGCAAATCTGGGACGGTGAAGCAGCAACCATTTTGTTCCTCAATGAAGCCTTCCTCTCAAATGCAGCATTTAACAGCAAATCTCATGCTATGGAAAACTTAATCTAATTTGCTCATTATTTGCTCTTCCTACATGATAAAGGAAGTCATCCCAGGTCAACTCAATCAGAATAGTAACAAAACTATAGCTCCCTTGGATCTGCTCTTGACCCAGTCAAACTCAGAGTCCCAACTGCCATACTGCCCGTCAATCAAACAAAGAAGCGACAGTGCTCCGAACAGTAGAGAATCAGAGGAGAACATTAGAGGAAGCAGTACCCACTACCTTGTCAGCAACAGGGAGTATAGTTTTTCATGCGGAATATGAACATTTTCGTCAGTTGCGTGGATCACTGGCACCGCGAACCCTACCATCTGAATAGATTTCTGCCTCCGAAGGTCCAAGATTGATGGATGAGCACACGCAAAGGTAGCCTTTCATGCGAAACAGAACCCTTTTTTTAGTACCTCCAGGATCCGAAATAAACCTTGGGAGGAACAAAACGCATCTGACTAGAAGAGAAGACAATTATGAAGGACGATGAGAAGGGCCAGGCAGCGACATGTGGGCACAAATCTGtacccttttcttttgcttttgaatGGAAAGTGAAGGAATGGCTTTTTTGACCCAAGCAAACAAAGAAAGCTGCCACCAAGAATCCTTCATCGACATAAGCTACTGTAAAAACGAGGCACCGTGCACCCGCAAGTCAACTTTGAGGTAGAACCAGCAAGAGAGTCGAGTAAACATTGTCAAGTTGGCTTCAAAATGAAGTAGAGAACAAGCTTACTCACAAGTGGCACGATCTAATTACATGACATTAGTCCACAGTAATAACCGTAAAAACACCCAATTACGAACCAAATCCAAATGTACATAGCCTCTGGGACCATCACGGCATTCCGAACATGATAAAAAAAGCCATCAGTTCTGCCATGAGAGAACTATACTACAAATAAAATTAGAGTCCTCATATTCTTGGATGCTAGCTCTACCCAGCTATCCCATCCTTCTCCTGTTAGCTGTGACATTGATTTCGAAATTTTCCGAAGCTCAATAAGTAAGGCAAACTATATAACATAAATTAGAAAGAGCTGTTAGCCAGCAGCCACCGCATCGGTTCTGGGTTTTGAATCCAAAAGTTGGTGAAGCTTGGCACCGGAATTCGACTTCCTTTCATAAATTTCTCCCTCATCTTCACTTCTTCGATCAACGGCACCAGAGTTGTTTACCCTTGAAAGTAAGTTCTCTGTTTTGTCCGAGAGAAGCCCATTGTCGTTGAATTTACCCAGTGATTCAACCGCCTTTTCCACTCCCTGTGCATTTTCCAGTCTTTCCTGTAAGTAGGAACAGTTTCTATTCATCGAAACCAAAATAGCAAATTATACGTATGACTCATATCAAACCCTGAAGCTATAAGGATGCAAGAGGTACCATCAATGTGGCATTTTCTAGCCTCAATTTATCCGAGTTCTCGGTTAGTTGACTAATTTCAGATTTAAGAGCCTTATTCTCGGCACTCAGAGAATCCACCTTTTTGGCAAGTTCTTCAGTCTCAGCCTGAACATTAAGAGGAAAATCCATTCCCTTTAAATGACATACACGTTGATGAAAATGACAAACAGAAAGACTGAAAACAGCACGATAACACTTTCTGTCACACGTCATCCATACCTGCTTCCTCAGTCTTGATCTTCTAGCAGATTCACGGTTCGACTGTTTCCTCCTCTCCCTTTTCAGTTCTCTTTCATTCTACACAAAGCGAATTTTGAGAAACAAAGTCGATGATATTGTAGAGAGCAACTTGAAGAAACAGCAGAAAGAACAGAAGTACTGGCCTTCCAGGGAAATATTTTAAGTAACCTACCACAGAGTGACATTACCTGTAACCAGGCTTCAGGTGGCACTACACCAGGTTGCAAAATGCTCACAGGGTTGGCATTTGCATCCATGCAAGAATTCTTCAGGTCCAATGATGAGGACATGCTGGGCGAGTTTACAGGCGCAGCCAATTTTCCCGTGGCTCTGGGACGTTCGATGGCTCCACCGGACACATTCTCAGAAGCAGCATCCACCTCCCCAGCAACCTTTCCTTGCACTTCAGATTTTCCATCGCCTGCAGATATGAGGCTCCAAATTCAGACTTAATTGCATTGTTGCATCCCAAAGTGATGAGAAATTCAACTCCAGGAATGTATGAATGATCTCTCCTGACATAGGTATCAAccaccaaaaaatttatttgctgCCACCTACATAAACTAAGCCCATCTGTTTTGACCTCCATGGATTTCTCAGCAGCAAGCAACAGTTTATGACTACTAACTTTGTTACAACACATGCCCATGAAAGCAACTAAAAATTGTACTTTCACAATGGTAGAGAGAGAACTTTCTCAGCAAGTTCATAGCATATCTCATAGAACTTCATCCTCATAACTGCGGGAGTCTACAGGTTCTGCATCAGATGCCACTTACGAAAAATGGACAGTCTTTACATCCTGGAGTAGTAGGGTAGAGATGCAAGAAACACCCCTTGGGCCCCCACCACCcacccaaaaggaaaaatgtgcTAGGAGGAATAGCAAGATCAAACAGAGTTATCTCACTATCAAGATGATATAGTCAATGAAGGCTGATGCTATACCATTGGATGAAGTTCCTTCACGGCTTCTTTTCCTCCTGGCTTTATCTGCCTGGCACATTTAGTGCACAGTTTAGTATCACTTGTTGTTAAGACCACAATATTCCCAGCAACAAGAAAGATGAGGCAAATGAGGAATAGAATTTTAGTTCTCACCCCTGATTGATCCTCATCACTTGAGTCTCCCGAGTCTGCACTGCTTACAAATcacaaaattgaagaattaaCAAGATAGCGATTGGGGAAATGGTAGCAATGGGATGAAtacaattaatatatatatattcattccaGAATCATAAGTGTATGCACACTAGTCTCGATTTGGAGCTACAAAAAGTTTCTTGTTCGACAAACCTCTGTGATGACCTTTTATCAGTCCCATCGTCAGCACTGTCTGCATCCCCCCCACTGCCTATTGACATTGCAAGCCCTTCAaaacttttcaacttcttcacCAGTCCATTATCAGAATTAGCAGATGACTTTTTAGGAGTTTCCGCAGCCAAGGGAGTCGGAGTCTGCATAGTTGCAAGACCATCAGAACCAACATTCAAGCATATGCCCAATAAACATGCAGGGGGTTATATAGTTCAGGTAAAAATCAGAGAGAAGTAGCTCAGAATGGTAACAAATTCTGGAgtaaaaagaagatgaaatatGGACCAAGAACATGTGCCTATTACCAGGATATTTACCAAAACAGTGAGCGAAAcattctctctcattctttttgctttatgaaaaaaaaaagcactagATGCAGACAATGATGACAAGGAATCAGATCACCATAATCATCAGTAGCAGTCTTAACTTGCAGTAACTTAAGCACAATGCTTGCATCATCAAGAGCAAAGCACTcttagacaaagaaaaagaataccCACAACACAGCACATGTCTCCCAATATGCACAAGTTTTGGCCACTTTCCTACTATATATTAAACCAATTATTAggaaaagaaagttaaaaaagatACACTTACAAGAGGAATTGCAGGATGTCCATAAACACCTCCATGTGAGTATATTGCAGCATAAGGTGGCCCATATGGTGGCATCATAGGCTGGAGATCAACATGACACTAAGTTGCAAGCTGAAActagataaagaaaatatatttattcttACTTCAATGTTTCCAACGCTACCTGTGGTGGCCCCCACATGTAGGGATGAGGACCATGACCAGATGATACAGCAGAATTATAATAAGGCGGAAGAGCAACTCTTGGACCATAGTATGCCTGTAAAGATGGAGGGCCAATGGatcatgtcaaaactcttaTTGAGCAACAACTCTGCTCCAAAGCATTCAGCCAATGCAATTAACTTACATGCATAGCAGCCCAATCAGGATGATAAACATGAACACCCGTCTGATCCTGCTGCACAAGGAAtaatcatttaattgaaaacaggaCCTCAACAAATTTTTAGCTTTAGTATCTGGAAGGAGACGCTACTCTAGAATTCCCCCACTGTATATATCATCATATAGCCTGGTGAGTAGTAATGGAAAGATGCTTTCAGAATTAATAAGCACAAGTGGATGTGGCTCCTCATCTCACCGGAGGTACTGGTGAAGACGATTTATCGGATTTGGATGACTTCGTCTCTTCATTGTTCCCCATTATGAAGCACCAACTAAAAAACTCAGATGATTCCTCTCTTGGCAATGATATTATGCAATCAGCTGCATCAGGAAAGGTGATGTCAAGTTAAGATGGCCAAGGAAAATCCATAGAGCCTATTGGAAATGTAACTCGTAG
Protein-coding regions in this window:
- the LOC104443387 gene encoding common plant regulatory factor 1 isoform X2, whose amino-acid sequence is MGNNEETKSSKSDKSSSPVPPDQTGVHVYHPDWAAMHAYYGPRVALPPYYNSAVSSGHGPHPYMWGPPQPMMPPYGPPYAAIYSHGGVYGHPAIPLTPTPLAAETPKKSSANSDNGLVKKLKSFEGLAMSIGSGGDADSADDGTDKRSSQSADSGDSSDEDQSGADKARRKRSREGTSSNGDGKSEVQGKVAGEVDAASENVSGGAIERPRATGKLAAPVNSPSMSSSLDLKNSCMDANANPVSILQPGVVPPEAWLQNERELKRERRKQSNRESARRSRLRKQAETEELAKKVDSLSAENKALKSEISQLTENSDKLRLENATLMERLENAQGVEKAVESLGKFNDNGLLSDKTENLLSRVNNSGAVDRRSEDEGEIYERKSNSGAKLHQLLDSKPRTDAVAAG
- the LOC104443387 gene encoding common plant regulatory factor 1 isoform X1 — translated: MGNNEETKSSKSDKSSSPVPPQDQTGVHVYHPDWAAMHAYYGPRVALPPYYNSAVSSGHGPHPYMWGPPQPMMPPYGPPYAAIYSHGGVYGHPAIPLTPTPLAAETPKKSSANSDNGLVKKLKSFEGLAMSIGSGGDADSADDGTDKRSSQSADSGDSSDEDQSGADKARRKRSREGTSSNGDGKSEVQGKVAGEVDAASENVSGGAIERPRATGKLAAPVNSPSMSSSLDLKNSCMDANANPVSILQPGVVPPEAWLQNERELKRERRKQSNRESARRSRLRKQAETEELAKKVDSLSAENKALKSEISQLTENSDKLRLENATLMERLENAQGVEKAVESLGKFNDNGLLSDKTENLLSRVNNSGAVDRRSEDEGEIYERKSNSGAKLHQLLDSKPRTDAVAAG